The following proteins come from a genomic window of Geomonas sp. RF6:
- a CDS encoding cache domain-containing protein, translating to MKQKFPFILLSVVAVAMVMTIANAVIFEQVRAEGKRQAQVHVETSLRLFWHLLHSKGKGSYFHEDRGRLLVGSYVINGNSDVPDEVLAITGNRATVFMGDTRVATNVEDRHGRRAIGTKLTSPVYDMVIRKGLPYRGDARVLGKPYVTAYDPIKDASGKTIGALFVGVESDRRALGLKVVAINTAEAAIFLSFGLFVLHIRRRSADAIHKQFRFLQVLLDTIPSPIFVKDRAGRYCECNVAYEEFVQVKREDLVGRTVHDLWPVHLADQYHRMDLELFAGGGVQTYECSVKSAAGTHLDVIFLKAVYRDAAGLPAGLVGVILDITERRKQERALREAQSDLMYASRLAGMAETATIVLHNVGNVLNSVNVSAGIINQCIRSSKAPALRKAVGMMQEHRDDLAAYLSTDDRGKLLPEYLAKVVEVMEMEHQDIEKEIDALIRSVEHIKQIVVTQQRFAGTTSIVEHLQVRDLVSDALRMDADSAAGSGVTIVEDIDEMQEFSLDRARVLQILVNLIRNAKQAVCAREGSGGRITISAGVVDEESLRISIADDGIGIPAENLTRIFNHGFTTRRNGNGFGLHSCALAAKGMGGSLTVHSDGPGSGATFTLTLPIGA from the coding sequence ATGAAGCAAAAATTTCCTTTCATCCTTCTCTCGGTTGTCGCAGTGGCGATGGTCATGACTATTGCGAACGCTGTCATATTTGAGCAGGTACGCGCGGAGGGGAAGCGACAGGCACAAGTTCACGTTGAAACTTCGCTGAGGCTTTTCTGGCATCTCCTGCACAGCAAGGGAAAGGGGAGCTACTTCCACGAGGACCGCGGCCGCCTTCTGGTGGGCAGTTATGTGATAAACGGGAACTCGGATGTGCCGGACGAGGTACTCGCCATCACTGGCAACAGAGCCACGGTGTTTATGGGCGATACCAGGGTGGCAACAAATGTGGAAGACCGCCATGGCCGCCGGGCTATCGGAACAAAGCTCACAAGTCCCGTCTATGACATGGTCATCAGGAAGGGACTCCCGTACCGGGGGGATGCCCGAGTCCTCGGCAAGCCTTATGTCACCGCCTATGACCCGATAAAGGACGCTAGCGGGAAGACTATCGGCGCACTCTTCGTTGGGGTGGAAAGCGACCGCAGAGCATTGGGTCTGAAAGTAGTGGCGATCAACACCGCCGAGGCCGCTATCTTCCTGTCGTTCGGCCTTTTTGTGCTTCATATCCGCAGACGCTCCGCGGACGCCATCCACAAGCAGTTTCGCTTCCTGCAGGTATTGCTCGACACCATTCCCAGTCCCATCTTCGTAAAGGACCGCGCTGGGCGCTACTGCGAATGTAATGTCGCGTATGAAGAGTTTGTCCAGGTGAAGCGCGAGGATCTTGTGGGGAGGACAGTGCACGACCTCTGGCCCGTCCATCTTGCGGACCAATACCACCGGATGGACCTTGAGCTCTTTGCAGGCGGGGGGGTGCAAACATACGAATGCTCGGTCAAAAGCGCCGCCGGGACCCACCTCGACGTCATCTTCCTCAAGGCTGTCTACCGCGACGCCGCGGGCCTTCCTGCGGGACTCGTGGGAGTGATCCTCGACATTACCGAGCGCCGGAAGCAGGAACGTGCCCTGCGCGAGGCACAGAGCGATCTCATGTATGCGTCACGCCTGGCGGGAATGGCCGAGACGGCAACAATAGTCCTGCACAACGTTGGCAACGTGCTGAATAGCGTGAACGTATCTGCCGGCATCATCAACCAGTGCATTCGTAGCTCGAAGGCTCCTGCACTCCGGAAGGCCGTGGGGATGATGCAGGAGCACAGAGACGACCTTGCTGCTTACCTCTCCACCGACGACAGGGGGAAACTCCTTCCGGAGTATCTGGCGAAGGTAGTGGAGGTTATGGAGATGGAACATCAGGATATCGAGAAGGAGATCGATGCGCTGATCCGCAGCGTGGAGCACATAAAGCAGATTGTTGTGACTCAGCAGCGCTTTGCCGGCACGACGAGCATCGTCGAGCACTTGCAGGTCCGTGACCTGGTCAGCGACGCGTTGCGTATGGACGCCGACTCCGCGGCCGGAAGCGGTGTGACCATAGTGGAAGATATTGACGAGATGCAGGAATTTTCACTGGACAGGGCGCGGGTGCTCCAGATTCTGGTCAATCTGATCCGGAACGCCAAGCAGGCGGTCTGTGCTCGCGAGGGGAGTGGCGGACGAATTACCATTTCCGCCGGGGTAGTGGACGAGGAAAGCTTGCGCATTTCCATCGCAGACGACGGCATAGGCATCCCGGCGGAGAACCTCACACGAATCTTCAATCACGGCTTCACCACGCGCAGGAACGGTAACGGCTTCGGCCTGCATTCCTGTGCACTCGCTGCCAAAGGTATGGGCGGCTCTCTGACCGTCCACAGCGATGGGCCTGGAAGTGGTGCCACCTTTACCCTTACCCTCCCGATCGGGGCCTGA
- a CDS encoding N-acyl-D-amino-acid deacylase family protein, producing MASYLFKCATVVDGSGSPAFRSDVAVRDGRITTVGTGGAAGATIIDAEGLVLAPGFIDIHSHTDSTLFNYPHMESKAFQGVTLEVTGNCGLGVFPVRQSHRKEFSDFLRMHDFTLPGGDFAWSDFSSYADAVERAGIALHQAPLVGHASLRIAGLGLENRPPTEAELERMRHLLEEALSQGAWGMSTGLIYPPGSYATTEEIIALARILARSSAIYTSHIRGEGESLYDALDEAVRIGREAEVRVQISHLKAMGQSNRGGARKVLERLAKARGTGVDIAADQYPYHASATTLSAIVPQWAHEGGVASLLERLQDQELSERIMAEMAREIAQREGASGIVVSNCATRANRPLSGRTLEQVGRHWGCTPEEAAARLIVEEEGAVGAIFFSMAEEDVEEILKERGVAVGSDGNALEAGGAAGEATHPRSYGTFPRVLGHYVRERQLLSLESAVHKMTGLPAQRIGLSDRGVIRPGFAADLVLFDPATIADRADYSQPHRYAQGVVHLFVDGEPVIENGKGTGNLPGRVLRRGQVKK from the coding sequence ATGGCCTCATATCTCTTCAAGTGCGCTACAGTCGTGGATGGTTCCGGAAGTCCCGCCTTTCGAAGTGACGTAGCGGTGCGAGACGGCAGGATAACCACAGTCGGGACGGGGGGCGCAGCAGGCGCCACGATTATCGATGCCGAAGGCCTCGTCCTTGCCCCCGGCTTTATCGACATCCACAGCCATACAGACTCCACCCTCTTCAACTACCCCCACATGGAAAGTAAGGCCTTTCAGGGGGTAACGCTGGAAGTGACCGGCAATTGCGGCCTCGGCGTTTTTCCCGTGCGGCAAAGCCACCGGAAGGAATTCTCCGACTTCCTGCGCATGCACGACTTCACCCTCCCCGGCGGCGACTTCGCCTGGAGCGATTTCTCCTCCTATGCCGACGCGGTGGAGCGTGCGGGAATAGCCCTGCACCAGGCGCCGCTGGTGGGGCACGCTTCCCTGCGTATCGCGGGGCTTGGCCTCGAGAATCGCCCGCCGACGGAGGCGGAGCTGGAACGGATGCGGCACCTTCTGGAGGAGGCGCTCTCCCAGGGGGCGTGGGGGATGTCCACCGGCCTCATCTATCCTCCCGGGAGCTACGCAACGACAGAGGAAATCATTGCCCTTGCCCGGATCCTCGCCCGCAGCAGTGCGATCTACACCAGCCATATCCGCGGCGAGGGGGAAAGTTTGTACGACGCGCTGGACGAGGCGGTGCGTATCGGGCGCGAGGCGGAGGTGCGGGTCCAGATTTCCCATCTAAAGGCGATGGGGCAGAGCAATCGCGGCGGCGCGAGGAAGGTGCTGGAGCGACTCGCGAAGGCGCGGGGGACCGGGGTGGACATCGCAGCGGACCAATACCCCTACCACGCATCCGCCACCACCCTCTCCGCCATTGTGCCGCAATGGGCGCACGAAGGGGGCGTCGCTTCCCTGTTGGAGCGGCTCCAGGACCAGGAGCTCAGCGAGAGGATCATGGCGGAGATGGCGCGCGAGATCGCGCAGCGCGAAGGTGCCTCCGGGATCGTCGTCTCAAACTGCGCCACCCGCGCAAACCGCCCCCTCTCCGGCCGGACGCTCGAACAGGTAGGTCGTCACTGGGGGTGCACCCCGGAGGAAGCCGCAGCACGCCTCATTGTGGAGGAAGAAGGTGCGGTGGGAGCTATCTTCTTTTCCATGGCTGAGGAGGACGTGGAAGAGATCCTGAAAGAGCGGGGGGTGGCGGTCGGCTCCGACGGCAATGCGCTCGAGGCGGGAGGCGCCGCGGGCGAAGCGACGCACCCCCGCTCCTACGGGACCTTCCCGCGCGTCCTCGGGCATTATGTGCGGGAGAGGCAGCTTCTGTCGCTGGAAAGCGCGGTCCACAAGATGACAGGGCTCCCCGCGCAGAGAATCGGTCTCAGCGACCGCGGGGTGATCCGGCCCGGCTTTGCGGCAGACCTCGTGCTTTTCGATCCGGCCACCATCGCGGATCGCGCCGATTACAGTCAGCCGCACCGCTATGCGCAGGGTGTGGTGCATCTTTTCGTCGATGGCGAGCCGGTCATCGAGAACGGCAAGGGGACCGGCAACCTGCCGGGACGCGTGCTGCGCAGAGGGCAGGTAAAGAAATGA
- a CDS encoding permease, with translation MTTPFDPELLKGLVGLAPLLVYIVLVFRDMEILPATAICVILGGILSHQSLTSFAAAFANAMGSFLALVGLIIMLGRGLGEVLCATKVSHTIVHRIIYSVGVDSEKKAMFGIMAACLVMVGLLGTMAGGNAIIAPIVLPIAAAVGLSRSTVAVIFQAVGEEALILGPFTPPVITLLGLTKISYGSMLLFVSGPVALITLVVTWFMIQRIQARTKDSAAYEEPENTERFEPTRESHRATIVFCAVFLAAVLYGIAVKAPTSFVVVIMLGLALATGFAGGLKLGEILELVVKGMAGNVGLFLLFLLLDPFIVFVQQAGGFNALAQLIKPMMEFGGKPFIVISGGFLGAFGISGATVATMKLLNEMFNPLLSRYGVSLLAWSLALVVATRVNNFVFPGANMVSSLGFAESSDMKSMLRNGWMVALCQLTFLVLFSIATA, from the coding sequence ATGACAACTCCGTTCGACCCCGAGCTCCTGAAGGGGCTTGTGGGGCTCGCTCCACTCCTGGTGTACATCGTCCTTGTCTTCCGGGACATGGAGATCCTCCCCGCCACAGCCATCTGCGTGATCCTTGGCGGCATCCTCAGCCACCAGTCGCTCACCTCCTTTGCTGCGGCCTTTGCCAACGCCATGGGGTCCTTTCTCGCCCTCGTCGGTCTCATCATCATGCTCGGGCGAGGTCTCGGGGAGGTGCTCTGCGCCACGAAGGTGTCGCACACCATCGTGCACCGCATCATCTACAGTGTCGGCGTCGACAGCGAGAAAAAGGCGATGTTCGGCATCATGGCCGCGTGTCTCGTCATGGTGGGACTCCTCGGCACGATGGCGGGGGGAAATGCCATCATCGCGCCGATCGTCCTTCCGATCGCCGCCGCAGTAGGTCTTTCCCGCAGCACCGTCGCCGTCATCTTCCAGGCAGTCGGCGAAGAGGCGCTGATACTCGGACCGTTCACCCCTCCCGTAATCACGCTGCTGGGGCTCACGAAGATAAGCTACGGCTCCATGCTCCTCTTTGTCTCCGGTCCCGTCGCCCTCATCACCCTGGTCGTCACCTGGTTCATGATCCAGAGGATCCAGGCGAGGACGAAGGATTCGGCCGCCTACGAGGAGCCGGAGAACACGGAGAGGTTCGAACCGACCAGGGAAAGCCACCGCGCCACTATCGTCTTTTGTGCCGTCTTCCTTGCCGCCGTCCTGTACGGGATAGCGGTGAAAGCTCCGACATCGTTTGTGGTGGTGATCATGCTCGGGCTCGCGCTGGCGACCGGCTTTGCCGGCGGCCTGAAGCTGGGGGAGATCCTGGAGCTCGTGGTAAAGGGGATGGCGGGAAACGTGGGGCTTTTCCTCCTCTTTCTCCTGCTCGATCCGTTCATCGTCTTCGTGCAGCAGGCGGGGGGATTCAACGCGCTCGCGCAGCTCATCAAGCCGATGATGGAGTTTGGAGGAAAGCCGTTCATCGTCATCAGCGGCGGCTTCCTGGGCGCTTTCGGGATCAGCGGGGCGACTGTCGCCACCATGAAGCTCCTGAACGAGATGTTCAACCCGCTCCTTTCCCGTTACGGCGTGTCGCTCCTGGCGTGGTCGCTGGCGCTGGTGGTGGCGACGAGGGTGAACAACTTCGTCTTCCCCGGGGCCAATATGGTGAGCTCCCTTGGATTTGCGGAGTCTTCCGACATGAAATCGATGCTGCGAAACGGCTGGATGGTGGCGCTGTGCCAGCTCACCTTCCTGGTGCTCTTTAGCATCGCCACGGCGTGA